The Psychrobacter sp. LV10R520-6 genome includes a region encoding these proteins:
- a CDS encoding patatin-like phospholipase family protein: MLRRASLLGALALLGSACSSMTPNATTAQVQSILNAPSVALVLGGGGAKGFAHVGVIKALEESGITPTLVVGTSVGSLVGSLYASGYTPAQLEQLALTTPDSALTDFTLSNQGFIEGIKLKNFINTHVGGRPIEAFPIAFAAIATEKHSLKK; encoded by the coding sequence GCTGGGAAGTGCTTGCAGTAGCATGACGCCAAACGCCACTACCGCGCAAGTACAATCTATTCTGAATGCACCCAGTGTTGCTCTAGTTCTAGGTGGCGGCGGAGCCAAAGGCTTTGCTCATGTTGGGGTAATTAAAGCTTTAGAGGAGAGCGGCATTACCCCAACGCTGGTGGTTGGCACTAGTGTCGGTAGTTTAGTAGGTAGTCTATATGCCAGCGGCTATACACCGGCGCAGTTAGAACAGTTGGCGCTAACCACGCCTGATAGCGCATTGACCGACTTTACCTTATCCAATCAAGGCTTTATTGAAGGTATTAAACTTAAAAACTTTATTAACACTCATGTTGGCGGTCGACCGATAGAAGCTTTTCCCATCGCCTTTGCGGCTATCGCTACTGAAAAGCACAGTTTAAAAAAGTAG
- the argA gene encoding amino-acid N-acetyltransferase, translating to MTTSAMPQINPEYVHWFRNSAPYINTHRGKTFVIMFGGEAVKHPNFSTLIHDFALLHSLGIKLVLVHGARPQIEKNLKEAGITSPLHQDIRVTPREAMPSILQAVGAIRLQLEAQLSMGLANSPMYGSRIDAVSGNFVTARPYGIRDGVDYQMTGEVRSIDVDAIKNNLLHNHIVILGSMGYSATGEVFNLLAEDVALSAAVALGADKLIFLGEEAGINEDDRLLREMIPNEVDRFLRGRDLNCEINYFLHCASNACRQGVHRTHIISYAKDGALLEELFTRDGSGTLISHDPYEEIRRANIDDVVGLIELLSPLEEQGILVSRSQERLEQEIDNYSVIERDGMILGCAALYPLNADSAEVACVAVHPEYRSGSRGTDLLAFLEQQARSHGLHKLFVLTTRTAHWFVEQGFAEVDASVLPEDRQQRYHNGRNSKVFQKTL from the coding sequence ATGACTACTAGCGCTATGCCACAGATTAATCCTGAATACGTTCATTGGTTCCGTAACTCTGCCCCCTATATTAATACCCATCGCGGCAAGACGTTCGTGATTATGTTTGGTGGCGAGGCGGTCAAGCATCCTAACTTCAGTACGCTTATCCATGATTTTGCTTTATTGCACAGCTTGGGTATCAAACTGGTACTGGTACACGGTGCGCGTCCGCAAATTGAGAAAAACCTCAAAGAAGCAGGGATAACCTCGCCACTACACCAAGACATTAGAGTAACCCCGCGCGAAGCCATGCCCTCTATCTTACAGGCGGTCGGCGCCATTCGTTTACAGCTCGAAGCCCAGCTATCAATGGGCTTGGCCAACTCGCCAATGTATGGTTCACGTATTGATGCGGTCTCAGGTAATTTTGTCACTGCCCGCCCTTATGGTATCCGTGATGGCGTTGATTATCAGATGACCGGTGAAGTACGCTCAATAGATGTCGATGCTATTAAAAATAACTTACTGCATAATCATATCGTTATCCTAGGCTCAATGGGCTATTCAGCGACTGGTGAAGTCTTTAATTTATTGGCTGAAGACGTGGCGCTTAGCGCGGCAGTTGCCCTTGGTGCTGATAAGCTGATATTTTTAGGCGAGGAAGCTGGCATTAATGAGGATGATCGTTTGTTACGTGAAATGATCCCTAATGAAGTCGATCGTTTCTTACGGGGACGTGATTTAAATTGTGAAATTAATTACTTCTTGCACTGTGCCAGTAATGCTTGCCGTCAAGGTGTGCATCGTACACATATTATCTCTTATGCTAAAGACGGCGCGCTATTAGAAGAGCTATTCACTCGTGACGGTTCCGGGACACTGATCAGCCATGACCCATACGAAGAGATTCGCCGCGCTAATATCGATGATGTGGTTGGTCTTATTGAACTGTTATCGCCATTGGAGGAACAAGGCATCTTAGTTAGTCGTTCGCAAGAACGACTAGAGCAAGAGATTGATAACTATAGTGTGATTGAGCGTGACGGTATGATTTTAGGCTGTGCGGCATTATATCCATTAAATGCTGATTCAGCAGAAGTGGCTTGTGTGGCGGTACATCCTGAATATCGTAGCGGTAGCCGCGGCACAGATTTACTGGCATTTTTAGAGCAGCAAGCCCGTAGTCATGGTCTGCATAAGTTGTTTGTATTAACCACCCGTACTGCGCATTGGTTTGTTGAGCAAGGCTTTGCTGAGGTTGATGCCAGCGTGCTACCTGAAGATCGGCAGCAAAGATACCATAATGGTCGCAACTCTAAAGTCTTCCAAAAAACGCTTTAA
- a CDS encoding FKBP-type peptidyl-prolyl cis-trans isomerase has translation MKKITTLTVSALAGAMLLATGCSTNNGNQETATPSVSITEQSPATEKVGYSLGFMMAEGNKDAVKDLDLDTFEQGFRDGYEGNDSALTQEQMQEVLTTYQKEQEEKFVKDMQSKAEENKTKGAAFLAENAEKDGVKTTATGLQYKMLTAGTGKSPKPTDVVEVNYEGKLIDGTVFDSSYERGEPIEFPLNQVIAGWTEGLQLMKEGGKYEFYIPSDIAYGEAGNSGIEPNSTLIFTVELLKVKAK, from the coding sequence ATGAAAAAAATCACTACCTTGACTGTCAGTGCACTAGCTGGCGCTATGTTATTAGCGACAGGTTGTAGCACTAACAATGGCAATCAAGAAACAGCCACTCCAAGCGTTTCAATCACTGAGCAAAGTCCAGCGACTGAAAAAGTCGGTTATAGCTTGGGCTTTATGATGGCAGAAGGCAATAAAGATGCGGTTAAAGACTTAGATTTGGATACTTTTGAGCAAGGCTTCCGCGATGGTTACGAAGGTAATGATTCAGCCTTAACTCAAGAGCAAATGCAAGAAGTGTTGACGACCTATCAAAAAGAGCAAGAAGAGAAATTCGTGAAAGACATGCAAAGCAAAGCAGAAGAGAATAAAACCAAAGGTGCAGCCTTCTTAGCAGAAAATGCGGAGAAAGACGGCGTAAAAACAACGGCTACTGGCCTACAGTATAAAATGCTGACAGCAGGTACAGGCAAATCACCAAAACCGACTGATGTGGTTGAAGTTAACTATGAAGGCAAACTGATCGACGGTACGGTATTTGATAGCTCTTATGAGCGCGGTGAGCCTATTGAGTTCCCATTGAATCAAGTTATCGCTGGCTGGACTGAAGGTCTACAGTTGATGAAAGAAGGCGGAAAATACGAATTCTATATCCCATCAGATATTGCTTATGGCGAGGCGGGTAACTCAGGTATCGAGCCTAACAGTACTTTAATCTTTACGGTTGAGCTGTTAAAAGTAAAAGCAAAATAA
- a CDS encoding mechanosensitive ion channel, with amino-acid sequence MNPMFNSFNGYLGGPIGSIIGAILIFIIGWLIALGIAALVRNVLAKVNLNQRMNSSTGKTYDLEGIISKIVFWFIFIIAISGALSQLNLNSISAPFANMVNQVLAFIPNLIGAIAVGVIGWVVATVARTAINTGLSKTTMDERLSAQAGVKPMSSTIADMVYWFILLVVLTMVLGQLELDGLFAPLTNMVDKIFSFIPNILIAGVVFVVGYVIAKVVRGIVTNLVSTFNVQELASKAGLSEQNSLPNIAGSLAFLVVIIPTIIAALNALKIDVIARPATNMLNKIMEALPNIFMAVAILVVTYYVVRMVANIIKGLLENTQVNQLPAKVGLQETMGDKKISDLVGYAIIFFAMLFASIAAADLLGFEPISAIITMFIAFGANIILGAIILFIGFWLANIIAGVVERSEKGSQFLANIVRVLIMGLVLAMGLKAMGIADSIVNLAFGLTLGAVAVAFALSFGLGGQEAASRFLRKMQDKMDEEKTGLKVNTTHHTKTNSDTTDKVADAVHDATPSAATTTTGSTVTGTTTSTPSTSASTHLGSDTVDINHFDTDDNNTDSTTDLSSGPNFTDSSNTGNTDNDDLK; translated from the coding sequence ATGAATCCAATGTTTAACTCGTTTAATGGCTATCTTGGTGGGCCCATTGGCTCTATCATCGGTGCTATCTTGATTTTTATTATCGGTTGGCTAATTGCCCTTGGTATTGCTGCTCTTGTGCGCAATGTATTGGCTAAAGTTAATCTTAACCAACGTATGAATTCATCAACCGGCAAAACCTACGATTTAGAAGGTATTATCTCGAAGATTGTTTTCTGGTTTATCTTTATCATTGCTATTTCAGGCGCACTTAGCCAATTGAATTTAAACTCAATATCTGCACCTTTTGCAAATATGGTCAACCAAGTATTGGCATTCATCCCTAATCTTATTGGCGCTATCGCCGTTGGTGTGATTGGTTGGGTTGTTGCTACTGTTGCTCGTACCGCAATCAATACTGGCCTATCTAAAACCACAATGGATGAGCGTTTAAGCGCCCAAGCTGGCGTCAAGCCTATGAGCAGCACTATTGCTGATATGGTCTATTGGTTCATTTTATTGGTTGTTTTGACCATGGTACTAGGTCAATTAGAGCTTGATGGTTTATTTGCACCATTAACTAACATGGTCGATAAAATCTTCAGCTTTATTCCTAATATTCTTATTGCTGGTGTGGTCTTTGTGGTGGGTTATGTCATTGCCAAAGTCGTACGCGGCATTGTCACCAATCTTGTTTCTACTTTTAATGTACAAGAGCTTGCTTCTAAAGCTGGCTTAAGTGAACAGAATAGCTTACCTAACATTGCGGGTTCTTTAGCATTCCTAGTAGTCATTATCCCAACGATTATTGCTGCTTTAAATGCATTGAAAATCGATGTTATCGCACGTCCTGCGACTAATATGCTTAACAAAATCATGGAAGCTTTGCCTAACATCTTCATGGCAGTAGCTATCTTGGTTGTGACTTACTATGTTGTACGTATGGTAGCTAACATTATCAAAGGCTTGCTTGAAAATACTCAAGTCAACCAGTTACCTGCTAAAGTCGGTCTTCAAGAGACTATGGGTGATAAGAAAATCTCTGACTTAGTTGGTTATGCGATTATCTTCTTTGCAATGTTGTTTGCATCGATTGCAGCCGCTGACTTACTTGGCTTTGAACCTATCTCAGCCATCATAACCATGTTTATCGCCTTTGGTGCCAACATTATCCTTGGTGCGATCATTCTATTCATCGGTTTTTGGCTTGCAAATATCATTGCTGGTGTCGTTGAGCGCTCTGAAAAAGGATCACAGTTCTTAGCTAATATCGTACGTGTATTGATCATGGGCTTAGTACTTGCCATGGGTCTAAAAGCGATGGGGATTGCTGATTCTATTGTTAACCTAGCATTTGGTCTAACATTAGGTGCGGTTGCGGTTGCTTTCGCCCTATCTTTCGGTCTTGGTGGCCAAGAAGCAGCGTCACGTTTCTTACGCAAGATGCAGGATAAGATGGACGAAGAAAAGACAGGCTTAAAAGTGAACACTACCCATCATACCAAAACAAATTCTGATACTACCGATAAAGTTGCTGATGCCGTTCATGATGCGACGCCTAGCGCTGCAACAACTACAACCGGCAGCACAGTAACAGGTACGACTACTAGTACACCTAGTACAAGCGCCTCTACTCACTTGGGTTCAGATACGGTTGATATTAATCATTTTGATACCGATGATAACAATACGGATAGCACTACCGATTTATCTTCTGGTCCTAATTTTACCGATAGCTCTAATACCGGTAACACTGACAATGATGACTTAAAATAA
- a CDS encoding TlpA family protein disulfide reductase — MKKNYAIAATGCFKRLMMKRMAVSLIALLGAANVLAQTTGSPIPSFTATALNGEKVASAKLIGQPTILIVTPSKDAAEDTRMWAKALRKNIDQNKVRIRDVLAIDLPFFISESDAIGRAKAKIPARYYDQTWLFAEADLEKALGIPVDSHKAFLIVLDSQGNIVARVEGEPNDARIDEVQAAVQSVSSGSE, encoded by the coding sequence ATGAAAAAAAATTATGCTATAGCAGCTACTGGTTGCTTCAAGAGACTGATGATGAAACGAATGGCGGTAAGTCTGATTGCATTGCTTGGCGCCGCCAACGTCCTTGCACAGACCACGGGCAGTCCTATTCCGAGCTTCACCGCTACGGCCCTAAACGGCGAAAAAGTAGCGTCCGCCAAGCTGATCGGACAACCGACGATTCTCATCGTCACCCCAAGTAAAGACGCCGCCGAAGATACACGCATGTGGGCTAAGGCGTTGCGTAAGAACATCGACCAGAATAAGGTTCGTATTCGCGACGTGCTTGCTATAGACCTTCCGTTTTTCATCAGTGAGAGTGATGCAATTGGCCGTGCTAAGGCAAAGATCCCGGCTCGCTACTACGACCAAACTTGGTTGTTCGCAGAGGCGGACCTGGAGAAGGCGCTGGGCATTCCCGTCGACAGCCACAAGGCATTCTTGATCGTTCTGGATTCGCAAGGCAATATCGTTGCTCGCGTCGAAGGCGAGCCCAATGATGCACGCATCGATGAAGTGCAAGCGGCGGTCCAGTCCGTAAGTTCGGGGTCAGAGTAA
- a CDS encoding flavin-containing monooxygenase — translation MSFRVAILGAGPSGLAQLRAFEAARDAGADIPEIVCYEKQSDLGGMWNYTWRTGLDAYGEPVHGSMYRYLWSNGPKECLEFADYSFEEHFGRPIPSYPPRAVLRDYIMGRVAKSNMREHIRFNTAVHWVDHDEATNKFSVTVRDLKKDEMSTEEFDHVIVATGHFSTPNTPYFEGLEQFPGRVLHAHDFRDACEFTGKDLLLIGSSYSAEDIGTQCHKYGAKSVTFSYRSGPMGFDWPESFSEVPLLTEVIGKTAHFKDGTSKDVDAIILCTGYQHYFPFLPNELTLTTHNRMYPENLYKGIVSLANPKLIFLGMQDQYYTFNMFDAQAWYARDVMLGRITLPANEVMAADSREWVARELKLLDATDEIDFQAAYILDLIEPTDYPDFDVTRVAEIFKEWEHDKEADILGYRNKSYRSTLTGTLAPVHHTRWMDAMDDSLETFLEQEQPEPAKESV, via the coding sequence ATGAGTTTTAGAGTTGCCATTTTAGGCGCTGGCCCGAGCGGCTTGGCCCAATTACGTGCTTTTGAAGCAGCCCGCGACGCCGGTGCTGATATTCCCGAGATCGTGTGCTACGAAAAGCAGAGCGACTTGGGCGGCATGTGGAACTACACGTGGCGCACAGGCCTAGATGCCTACGGCGAACCTGTCCACGGCAGTATGTATCGTTATTTATGGTCAAACGGCCCCAAGGAATGCTTGGAGTTTGCGGATTATAGCTTCGAAGAACACTTCGGTCGTCCTATCCCGTCCTACCCTCCGCGCGCCGTGTTACGCGATTACATTATGGGACGCGTCGCCAAGAGTAATATGCGCGAGCACATCCGTTTTAATACCGCGGTGCATTGGGTTGATCATGACGAAGCCACCAATAAGTTCTCTGTCACGGTTCGAGATCTCAAAAAAGACGAGATGAGCACCGAAGAATTCGATCATGTTATCGTCGCCACTGGGCACTTTTCGACCCCCAATACGCCTTATTTTGAAGGTCTTGAACAGTTTCCCGGTCGCGTATTGCACGCCCATGATTTCCGCGACGCTTGTGAGTTCACGGGCAAGGATTTGCTGCTGATTGGCAGTAGCTATTCGGCGGAAGATATTGGCACCCAGTGCCACAAATACGGCGCCAAATCGGTCACCTTCAGTTATCGATCCGGCCCTATGGGTTTTGATTGGCCGGAGTCCTTCAGCGAAGTACCCTTACTCACAGAAGTTATCGGCAAGACGGCCCACTTCAAAGACGGCACCAGCAAAGACGTCGACGCGATCATCCTGTGCACTGGATATCAGCATTATTTCCCGTTCTTACCCAACGAACTGACGCTGACGACACACAACCGCATGTACCCAGAAAATCTGTACAAGGGTATCGTTTCCTTGGCTAATCCGAAGCTGATATTCCTTGGCATGCAGGATCAGTACTACACCTTTAATATGTTCGACGCACAGGCCTGGTATGCCCGTGATGTCATGCTTGGCCGCATTACATTACCCGCAAACGAAGTGATGGCGGCTGATAGCCGTGAATGGGTCGCTCGCGAACTGAAGCTCTTAGACGCCACTGATGAGATCGACTTTCAGGCGGCTTACATACTCGATTTGATTGAGCCTACCGACTACCCTGATTTTGATGTGACCCGCGTCGCCGAAATTTTCAAAGAGTGGGAGCACGACAAGGAAGCAGACATCTTGGGCTATCGTAACAAGAGCTATCGCTCAACACTGACCGGCACCCTGGCGCCTGTGCACCATACGCGCTGGATGGATGCGATGGATGATTCTCTGGAAACCTTCCTCGAGCAAGAACAACCCGAGCCAGCAAAGGAGTCTGTATGA
- a CDS encoding DMT family transporter, whose translation MSQSSTNPTLIEARSRFTASSIRWGFMWALWAAVLWGAWYVPGSAVWFEAPYVNLSFDTNAQFLLAAAVLTTFNAIAVLFFLFVWNGVLGKLGEYVRTIKQMRHISKWFFIGAIFGGPMAIFGSYLAIGYIGGAFAAISALMYPIIGATLARYWYQEKITQRAAVGIFIILAGGVTVYAPGIIAEINGTGDAGWLGYLGGAMAAIGWGVEGAIAGRGLDVADPDVGITVRFSAEVLYWVLLILPAIYFFTDQPVVELVMATFNWAAIGWLTLAGVTFAFCYVSWYKSFPLIGVGRGQAIAALYGLFAVIFLAAFTLKFPEWNFLAGLALFVFGGFVMFTESNEVLEVVRAVSTDTKTATDTTDKS comes from the coding sequence ATGAGTCAGTCTAGTACGAATCCAACTCTGATCGAGGCGCGGTCGCGTTTCACCGCCAGTAGTATACGTTGGGGCTTTATGTGGGCCTTGTGGGCCGCCGTGCTCTGGGGCGCCTGGTATGTGCCAGGATCCGCAGTCTGGTTTGAAGCACCCTATGTTAACTTGAGTTTCGATACCAATGCCCAGTTCTTGTTGGCAGCAGCCGTGCTAACCACCTTCAACGCTATTGCTGTGTTGTTCTTTTTGTTTGTCTGGAATGGGGTTTTGGGTAAATTAGGCGAATACGTCCGCACTATTAAACAGATGCGTCATATATCCAAGTGGTTCTTTATCGGTGCAATATTTGGCGGCCCAATGGCCATCTTTGGCTCGTATCTGGCGATAGGCTATATCGGTGGGGCCTTCGCGGCCATTTCAGCGCTGATGTATCCCATTATCGGCGCTACCTTGGCCAGATACTGGTATCAGGAAAAGATTACTCAGCGCGCAGCGGTGGGTATTTTCATTATTCTGGCCGGTGGTGTGACGGTATATGCACCCGGTATTATCGCTGAAATCAACGGCACCGGCGACGCAGGCTGGCTTGGCTATCTTGGCGGCGCAATGGCGGCGATTGGCTGGGGTGTAGAGGGCGCAATCGCGGGCCGCGGGCTAGATGTGGCTGATCCGGATGTGGGTATTACGGTGAGATTCTCAGCCGAAGTCCTTTATTGGGTTCTGCTAATTTTGCCAGCGATCTACTTTTTTACCGATCAACCGGTCGTGGAATTGGTTATGGCTACCTTCAACTGGGCGGCCATCGGCTGGCTGACGCTGGCGGGGGTAACCTTTGCCTTCTGCTATGTCTCTTGGTACAAGTCATTCCCCTTGATAGGCGTTGGGCGAGGACAAGCGATTGCTGCATTATACGGGCTTTTTGCGGTTATTTTCCTCGCCGCGTTCACTCTCAAATTTCCTGAGTGGAACTTCCTCGCAGGTTTGGCTCTTTTTGTCTTCGGTGGGTTTGTCATGTTCACGGAAAGTAACGAAGTGCTCGAGGTCGTCCGTGCTGTATCGACCGACACTAAAACGGCGACTGACACTACGGACAAATCGTAA
- a CDS encoding helix-turn-helix domain-containing protein, which produces MSNYYHLSPEERAVIMIQLSKGHSIRSIGRFLSRSASTISRELNRNKEKSGDKYCASNAGYQYSRRRKASVK; this is translated from the coding sequence ATGAGCAACTATTATCATTTAAGTCCTGAGGAACGAGCGGTCATTATGATTCAGCTCAGTAAAGGACATTCAATTAGATCAATCGGTCGATTTTTAAGCCGTTCTGCTTCAACGATTAGTCGGGAGCTTAATAGGAATAAAGAAAAAAGTGGTGATAAGTACTGCGCAAGCAATGCAGGTTATCAATACTCTCGTCGTCGCAAGGCTTCTGTAAAATAG
- a CDS encoding IS30 family transposase — protein sequence MYEKVKSWLIKKQWSPVQISATLKRYYPKQSDMHVSHETIYSCIYAHPKGELKKMMVKSLRRSKSKRGPRGSATSNYCSIKLTEDQKIENRPIEINDRLLEGHWEGDLIVGSKNQSCVGTLVERKTGFLVLCKMESKSALNVRMGFELQMKKLPDFLRLSMTYDRGSEMAQHPIMSKNLDMKVYFADPHSPWQRGSNENINGLIRQYLPKGTDLKQHSQEYLDKIAWLLNTRPRKRYNFRTPQELMEPVLADHINSVALAS from the coding sequence TTGTATGAGAAAGTTAAGTCATGGCTTATAAAGAAACAGTGGTCTCCAGTACAAATTTCTGCCACACTCAAGCGATACTATCCAAAGCAAAGTGATATGCACGTGAGCCACGAAACCATCTATTCTTGCATCTATGCACACCCAAAAGGTGAGCTTAAAAAAATGATGGTTAAGTCACTACGTAGATCAAAGTCTAAACGTGGCCCCAGAGGCTCTGCAACCAGTAATTACTGTAGCATTAAGCTTACTGAAGATCAGAAAATAGAAAACCGTCCAATTGAAATTAATGACCGTCTTCTAGAGGGCCATTGGGAAGGTGATTTAATTGTAGGATCAAAAAACCAGTCTTGTGTTGGCACTTTAGTTGAACGTAAAACGGGCTTCTTAGTTTTATGCAAGATGGAAAGTAAAAGTGCTTTGAACGTACGCATGGGCTTTGAACTACAGATGAAAAAGCTACCTGATTTTTTGCGGTTATCCATGACCTATGATCGTGGCTCAGAAATGGCACAACATCCCATTATGTCAAAGAATCTAGATATGAAGGTCTATTTTGCAGATCCACATTCTCCTTGGCAGAGGGGGTCAAATGAAAATATTAATGGACTAATACGGCAGTATTTACCAAAAGGTACCGATTTAAAACAACATAGCCAAGAGTACTTAGATAAAATTGCTTGGTTATTAAATACACGCCCAAGAAAACGATATAACTTTAGAACTCCGCAAGAGCTTATGGAACCAGTCCTCGCGGATCATATTAACAGTGTTGCACTTGCAAGTTGA
- a CDS encoding SDR family NAD(P)-dependent oxidoreductase — translation MKRFREKTVIVTGAGSGIGRATAIRFANEGASVVLVGRTAETLKETAKEFPEDRTWIHNDNYLTVICDISDQSQVQEMVRRVVEKFDQIDVLVNNAGKATQGKITELSAEDWKSSIDVNLNGTFYVCQAAMPHLIATKGNIVNVSSLSGVGGDWNMAAYNAAKAGVSNLTRTLALDHGPDGVRVNAVNPSITETNMTSAIQDSETKTNNFLDRCPLGRLATPDDIAAAITFLASDDASMITGVNLPVDGGVSASNGQPQF, via the coding sequence ATGAAACGATTTAGAGAAAAAACCGTTATTGTTACTGGTGCCGGCTCCGGTATCGGTCGTGCCACCGCTATTCGCTTCGCTAATGAAGGTGCCAGTGTCGTTTTAGTAGGGCGTACGGCTGAAACTTTAAAGGAGACTGCAAAAGAGTTTCCAGAAGACCGTACATGGATTCACAATGATAATTACTTAACGGTGATCTGCGATATTAGCGACCAAAGTCAAGTACAAGAAATGGTAAGAAGGGTGGTAGAAAAGTTTGATCAGATTGATGTACTCGTAAACAATGCCGGTAAGGCAACACAAGGTAAGATCACGGAGCTGTCTGCTGAAGATTGGAAGTCTTCGATTGATGTGAATCTAAACGGTACCTTCTATGTTTGCCAAGCTGCCATGCCGCATCTAATTGCGACTAAGGGTAATATTGTCAATGTCTCATCGCTCTCAGGGGTTGGTGGTGATTGGAATATGGCAGCTTATAATGCGGCTAAAGCAGGCGTAAGCAATCTAACCCGTACCTTAGCATTAGATCATGGTCCCGATGGCGTACGCGTCAACGCCGTTAACCCTAGCATCACCGAAACCAACATGACTAGCGCTATTCAAGACAGCGAAACCAAGACCAATAATTTTTTAGACCGTTGTCCATTAGGGCGCCTTGCGACTCCCGATGATATTGCAGCGGCCATTACTTTTTTGGCCAGCGATGATGCGTCAATGATTACCGGTGTTAACTTACCAGTAGACGGCGGCGTTAGTGCTTCTAACGGTCAGCCGCAATTTTAG
- a CDS encoding lysophospholipid acyltransferase family protein, translating to MTSKFFSRSKSVFSNDEHSKARSTVLPTLSKKDLGNLVPKRGSRFAPVVGSWLLKTAGWHTVGDIPNISQAVVLALPHTSNIDGVYAIPALFSLDVKINIMGKHTLFKVPVLAQLLRWIGIIPIDRGNKGSVLQTSIDRFKSGEPLFLGLSPEGTRKYTETWKTGFYYLALSANVPILPVALDYKAKEVRFLSPVYPTGDIETDLPKVYAQYRGVVPRHPERLSQPLQDVNDLGGSES from the coding sequence ATGACATCCAAATTTTTTAGTCGTTCTAAATCTGTTTTTTCTAATGATGAACACTCTAAAGCGCGCTCTACAGTGCTGCCTACACTTAGCAAAAAAGATTTGGGCAACTTAGTCCCCAAACGTGGTAGTCGATTTGCACCAGTAGTAGGCTCTTGGTTGCTAAAAACTGCGGGCTGGCATACGGTTGGGGACATTCCCAATATATCTCAAGCGGTGGTATTGGCACTACCACATACCTCGAATATCGATGGTGTTTATGCTATTCCTGCACTATTTTCGCTAGATGTAAAAATTAATATTATGGGCAAACACACGCTTTTTAAAGTGCCGGTATTGGCACAGTTGCTGCGTTGGATAGGCATTATTCCTATTGATCGCGGTAATAAAGGCTCGGTATTACAAACCAGCATAGATAGATTTAAGTCAGGTGAGCCATTATTTTTAGGATTGTCGCCAGAAGGTACCCGTAAATATACGGAGACTTGGAAAACAGGCTTCTATTATTTAGCACTGAGCGCAAACGTGCCGATTTTGCCTGTTGCATTAGATTATAAAGCTAAAGAAGTGCGTTTCTTATCACCGGTATATCCTACCGGAGACATTGAAACAGACCTGCCAAAGGTTTATGCTCAATATCGCGGTGTAGTACCACGTCATCCTGAGCGCTTATCGCAACCGCTACAGGATGTTAATGACTTAGGTGGCAGTGAGAGCTAG